A genomic region of Leptolyngbya sp. NIES-2104 contains the following coding sequences:
- a CDS encoding ABC transporter ATP-binding protein — protein sequence MSNAISIRNLTKQYGKLTVLKDLSLEVPHGSIFGFLGPNGAGKTTTIQILAGLSRATSGSASINGVPVTSAGLHRRHLGYIAQQPRFYGWMTGREVLEYAASFHPEKASKHRIDHLLERVGIAHARDRACRTYSGGMRQRLGIAQALIGQPAVLILDEPVSAMDAIGRAEVLELMRDLRGETTVFYSTHILEDVQRLSDFVAILNQGQLIATAPTEQLLNSFNRGSLRVTFSETNSQVAAALRRIPHVIDCSLIEQTENRAVYTVQAEENAVPQIQRAITHLASDRDLTLITNELIKLDLETVFLQLVDAHRNSPQFA from the coding sequence ATGTCTAACGCAATTTCAATTCGGAACCTCACGAAGCAATACGGTAAGCTAACTGTCCTTAAAGATCTCAGCTTGGAAGTGCCGCACGGTTCAATCTTTGGATTTCTCGGGCCCAATGGTGCTGGAAAAACAACCACGATCCAAATTCTAGCGGGTCTGAGTCGAGCGACAAGCGGCAGTGCCAGCATCAACGGGGTTCCAGTGACATCAGCAGGATTACATCGTCGTCACCTCGGTTACATTGCTCAACAGCCAAGATTCTATGGCTGGATGACGGGTCGAGAAGTGCTAGAGTATGCAGCGAGTTTTCATCCAGAAAAAGCCTCAAAACATCGCATTGATCATTTACTCGAACGAGTTGGAATTGCTCACGCGAGGGATCGGGCTTGTCGAACCTATTCAGGCGGAATGCGGCAACGATTGGGAATTGCTCAGGCGTTGATCGGTCAACCCGCAGTCTTGATCCTGGATGAGCCTGTATCAGCGATGGACGCGATCGGACGTGCAGAAGTGCTAGAACTGATGCGCGATTTGCGCGGGGAAACAACCGTTTTCTACTCCACGCACATTCTCGAAGATGTTCAGCGCTTAAGTGATTTTGTTGCAATCCTCAATCAAGGACAACTCATCGCGACTGCACCCACTGAGCAACTTTTAAACAGCTTTAATCGCGGCAGTCTGCGCGTGACGTTTTCAGAGACAAATTCTCAAGTAGCGGCAGCACTGCGACGAATTCCCCATGTCATTGATTGCTCATTGATTGAACAAACCGAAAATCGAGCGGTCTATACCGTGCAGGCAGAAGAAAACGCAGTTCCACAGATTCAACGCGCCATTACTCACTTGGCATCCGATCGCGATTTGACACTGATTACCAACGAATTAATTAAGCTGGATCTTGAAACGGTGTTTTTACAGTTAGTTGACGCACACCGTAACAGTCCTCAATTCGCTTGA
- a CDS encoding ABC transporter permease subunit has product MKFRSLELNRTVLLLGFVPFFRKELQEWKRKKSAIAVLILAPLMFSIGAVLLVKMFGQGSLNITSEVASGEHLVFAGTAFSTTQLWVYAVTILLSIGLIPKEQDAGTLAWNLTKPLSRPALLLAKWLVNTVAIWLIAVVLANSIALFVAAIGLGFAPFSMSIVLLINVLALLPIGFWVLFCLLFGLLLKDQAAIGACAVFLIAVGIGILSFEIAGNQPLFTAIAPYYPTNAIEGFITPEGSFNLTKFLIYLAYMTVMTITAGWVFDRKEFSS; this is encoded by the coding sequence ATGAAGTTTAGATCTCTTGAACTTAATCGCACAGTTCTATTACTTGGCTTTGTGCCGTTCTTTCGCAAAGAACTTCAGGAATGGAAACGCAAAAAGAGCGCGATCGCTGTTCTCATTCTCGCTCCTTTGATGTTCAGCATTGGCGCTGTTCTGCTTGTTAAAATGTTCGGTCAAGGATCATTAAACATCACTTCAGAGGTGGCGAGTGGGGAGCATCTTGTTTTTGCAGGAACTGCTTTCTCTACAACTCAGCTTTGGGTTTATGCTGTAACGATTCTGCTCTCGATCGGACTGATTCCGAAAGAGCAAGACGCTGGAACATTGGCATGGAACTTGACAAAGCCGCTTTCTCGTCCTGCATTGCTGTTGGCGAAGTGGTTAGTGAACACCGTTGCGATTTGGTTGATTGCAGTTGTTTTAGCAAATTCAATAGCATTGTTTGTCGCTGCGATCGGGCTTGGATTCGCTCCATTTTCTATGTCTATTGTTTTGTTAATAAATGTGCTTGCACTATTGCCAATTGGGTTTTGGGTGTTGTTTTGTTTGCTGTTTGGATTGCTGTTAAAAGATCAAGCCGCGATCGGCGCGTGTGCTGTATTTCTGATTGCGGTTGGAATCGGTATCTTAAGTTTTGAAATCGCTGGAAATCAGCCACTTTTTACCGCGATCGCGCCTTACTATCCAACCAACGCAATTGAAGGATTTATCACACCCGAAGGCTCGTTTAACCTGACCAAATTCCTAATTTACCTAGCTTACATGACTGTAATGACGATTACAGCGGGTTGGGTATTCGATCGCAAAGAGTTCTCTTCATAA
- a CDS encoding vanadium-dependent haloperoxidase: protein MKMDSGKSVFRQVKRREFLRGVSLFTASTAVTGSLSKIQAGAAIAQVPASQASKGLASKAYQVRVMCAKAIRSEMPEHPTNGDEAKYANKIASDTRGLPHNQRGEVDLNAYRTYINALKSGNPDDFEAIVLGGKQKLSQPLGPLAVSLTGLNVSQIPVPAPATLDSAEQAVEYIELAWQALLKDVPFSEYQNDTNHPLILAAVKELNQLSAYRGPKEKDRITPQTLLRGSANYLSAKGTSTTSPPGVNVGPYISQFLLLSVPLGTQYIVQQNRIPAATGENSFLVDYDEWLSIQNGGSTDRKIKFDSARRYLLNQRDLAQVVNTTPPVYINAAWILLTKPDPSDPFSGGIGAPYNPSNPYNQSKTQSGGAATFGAAYSRALVAAIAPYTVRAAYWQKYYVHRRLRPEAYAGLIHQNRVNQTNYPLHKDVFSSEAVDRLFSANKTCLLPQAYPSGSPFYSSYTGGVAAIAGASVTILKALFDENFVIPNPVMLDPNDPTKLIPYKGEPLTVGGELNKLATNLGQGRSAAGIHWRSDTAASLVQGEAIAISILRDEKRTFREKFEGFTFTKFDGTKVKI, encoded by the coding sequence ATGAAAATGGATAGCGGCAAATCTGTATTTCGCCAAGTGAAACGACGAGAATTTTTGAGGGGAGTGAGTTTATTCACTGCCTCTACTGCTGTAACGGGATCGCTTAGCAAAATTCAAGCAGGAGCAGCCATCGCTCAAGTTCCTGCGTCCCAGGCAAGCAAGGGTTTAGCATCCAAAGCTTACCAAGTTCGAGTCATGTGTGCTAAAGCCATTCGCAGCGAGATGCCTGAGCATCCGACGAATGGTGACGAAGCGAAATATGCCAATAAGATCGCGAGTGATACAAGAGGATTGCCACACAATCAACGCGGCGAAGTTGATCTAAACGCTTATCGTACTTACATCAATGCGCTGAAGTCCGGCAACCCTGATGACTTTGAAGCGATCGTACTGGGCGGCAAACAAAAGCTATCGCAGCCATTAGGTCCGTTAGCAGTCAGCTTAACCGGATTAAACGTGAGTCAGATTCCAGTTCCAGCGCCTGCCACACTCGATAGTGCAGAACAAGCTGTTGAATATATTGAACTTGCTTGGCAAGCCTTGTTGAAGGATGTTCCGTTTAGCGAGTATCAAAATGATACGAATCATCCGCTGATTCTTGCTGCCGTTAAAGAGCTAAACCAGCTTTCAGCCTATCGAGGTCCGAAGGAAAAAGATCGGATTACTCCTCAAACGCTACTTCGAGGTAGCGCGAACTATCTTTCTGCAAAAGGGACTAGCACAACTAGCCCACCTGGAGTTAATGTTGGTCCTTATATTTCTCAGTTCTTGCTATTAAGTGTTCCACTGGGAACACAATACATTGTGCAACAGAATCGAATTCCTGCTGCAACGGGTGAAAATAGCTTTCTCGTTGATTATGATGAATGGCTATCGATTCAAAACGGTGGCTCAACTGACCGCAAAATCAAGTTCGATTCTGCTCGTCGCTATCTCTTGAATCAGCGCGACTTAGCCCAAGTGGTCAATACGACTCCTCCAGTTTACATCAATGCCGCCTGGATTCTTCTCACAAAGCCTGACCCATCTGATCCGTTCAGTGGCGGCATCGGTGCGCCCTACAATCCGAGTAATCCTTATAACCAGTCAAAAACTCAATCAGGCGGCGCTGCAACCTTTGGAGCGGCATATAGTCGAGCTTTAGTTGCCGCGATCGCACCTTACACGGTTCGAGCAGCTTACTGGCAGAAGTACTACGTGCATCGTCGCCTCCGACCCGAAGCTTATGCAGGACTAATTCATCAAAATCGCGTCAATCAGACGAACTACCCACTGCATAAAGATGTCTTTAGTTCAGAAGCAGTCGATCGTTTATTCAGCGCCAACAAGACCTGTCTGTTGCCCCAAGCTTATCCAAGCGGCTCACCATTCTATTCTTCTTACACTGGAGGCGTGGCTGCGATCGCAGGGGCGAGCGTGACAATTCTCAAAGCATTGTTTGATGAGAATTTTGTTATTCCTAATCCTGTTATGCTTGATCCGAATGATCCCACAAAGCTAATTCCGTACAAGGGCGAACCGCTGACGGTCGGTGGGGAACTGAACAAATTAGCAACCAACCTTGGACAAGGGCGATCGGCGGCTGGAATTCACTGGCGGAGCGATACGGCGGCATCTCTAGTCCAAGGAGAAGCGATCGCGATTAGCATTCTAAGAGATGAAAAGCGAACCTTTCGGGAGAAATTTGAGGGCTTTACCTTCACGAAGTTTGACGGCACAAAAGTCAAAATTTAA
- a CDS encoding SPFH domain-containing protein encodes MKSIQEFSAFKVNGFLTLAIGGVIAGVAIWRIEGLLEPLQALTARLNNLNSSLSVPEVISWIVVGLLILVIPSISGFFTLEPNEAVVLTFFGSYVGSVREAGFWWTNPFVGMRKVSLRIRNFDSKILKVNEAQGSPIEISAVVVWQVQDSAQSRFAVDNYEQFVATQSEAAIRSLALRYPYDAETATPSLRGAPDEIMQALREELQARLTIAGVEVLEARLSHLAYAPEVAQVMLRRQQAQAIIDARRQIVEGAVGMVDEALKRLSEEQIVNLDEERKAMMVNNLLVVLTSDQNIQPVLNTGIPYA; translated from the coding sequence ATGAAATCGATTCAAGAATTCTCGGCGTTTAAGGTCAATGGCTTTCTGACATTGGCAATCGGAGGAGTGATCGCGGGAGTTGCAATCTGGCGCATTGAAGGATTGCTTGAGCCGTTGCAGGCTCTAACTGCTAGACTGAATAACCTGAACAGTTCTCTCAGCGTTCCAGAAGTCATTTCTTGGATTGTCGTTGGTTTATTGATTCTCGTGATTCCCTCAATTTCGGGATTCTTTACACTTGAGCCGAACGAAGCAGTGGTTTTGACCTTCTTCGGAAGCTATGTTGGCAGTGTCCGAGAAGCTGGATTTTGGTGGACAAATCCATTTGTTGGGATGCGAAAAGTATCGCTTCGCATTCGCAACTTTGATAGCAAAATTTTGAAAGTCAACGAAGCGCAGGGTAGCCCGATCGAGATTTCTGCCGTAGTTGTGTGGCAGGTTCAAGATTCTGCCCAATCTCGCTTTGCGGTGGACAACTATGAGCAGTTTGTAGCAACCCAAAGCGAAGCTGCAATCCGATCGCTTGCCCTGCGTTATCCTTACGATGCTGAGACTGCAACCCCTTCTCTACGCGGCGCTCCTGACGAAATTATGCAGGCACTACGCGAGGAATTACAGGCACGACTCACGATCGCAGGCGTTGAAGTATTGGAGGCGCGTTTGTCGCATCTTGCTTATGCGCCAGAAGTGGCTCAAGTTATGCTGCGACGGCAACAAGCACAGGCAATTATTGATGCGCGTCGCCAGATTGTTGAAGGTGCAGTTGGAATGGTTGACGAAGCTTTAAAACGATTGAGTGAGGAGCAAATTGTGAATCTAGACGAAGAGCGCAAAGCCATGATGGTGAACAATTTGCTGGTTGTTTTAACCTCGGATCAAAATATTCAGCCTGTGCTGAACACCGGAATACCGTACGCCTGA
- a CDS encoding CVNH domain-containing protein, whose translation MLRNLKTPLKSIAVLSFVLLAAPFIKPDTALAGGFKSSCRSAMLQEGGAWLTAVCAQTDGAVTRSRLRISDHIANRNGVLAWGGGGFTSSCRAISFVNGEKLLAQCGNGRGGWRSTAIILNDKISNQDGVLAVDR comes from the coding sequence ATGTTGAGAAACTTAAAGACCCCTCTGAAAAGTATTGCTGTTTTGTCTTTTGTGCTCTTGGCTGCTCCTTTTATCAAACCTGATACTGCACTAGCAGGTGGTTTTAAAAGCTCATGCCGAAGTGCAATGCTACAGGAGGGCGGTGCTTGGTTGACAGCAGTTTGTGCACAGACAGATGGTGCGGTGACTCGATCTCGATTGAGAATTTCAGATCACATTGCCAACCGCAATGGTGTTTTAGCATGGGGCGGTGGTGGTTTCACCAGTTCTTGTCGCGCGATTAGTTTCGTCAATGGCGAGAAGTTGCTTGCTCAATGTGGAAACGGTAGAGGAGGCTGGCGATCCACTGCTATTATTCTTAATGACAAAATTAGTAATCAAGATGGTGTTTTGGCGGTTGATCGTTAA